TCGGCCGGAACAGGATCGATGGGCGTGGCGGTGGTTTCGAGCGCGCCGTCCCGCGAAAGCACGAGCCGCACGCGCAGGCGCCGCTCCCTCTCCCGCGCGTTTGCCGCCGCCTCGCGCGAAAGGTCGGGAGCCAGCTCCCTCTCCCGCCATAGCCCGTCTTCAGACGGGCGTCCTGAAGGACGCCCTTTGGCGGGGGAGGGGTGGGGAGGGGGCGATTCCGCGCCGGAAAGGTCGCCATGGAAAGGCCCCCTCCCTAACCCTCCCCCGCTTTGCGGGAGAGGGGACGCGGCGACATTCGGGATCATGGAGGAGAGCGCCTTTTCAACCTTCGCCAGATCGCAGGCGAAGCCCAGCTCGGCGCTGGACGCCGCGAGCCGCGCGAGATGCTCCGGCAGCAGCTCGAAGCCGCCTTCCGGGGTCCACAGCAGGGTTTCGATCAGTCCGAAGTCGTCGCGCCGGTCAGGAAGCGGGCCTTGATCAGACATTCCTCATACTCTTCGCGCGCGCGGGAATCGGCGACCACGGCCGAGCCGACATTGCACACCAGTTCGCCGTCGG
The DNA window shown above is from Methylocystis echinoides and carries:
- a CDS encoding aminotransferase class IV, which produces MSDQGPLPDRRDDFGLIETLLWTPEGGFELLPEHLARLAASSAELGFACDLAKVEKALSSMIPNVAASPLPQSGGGLGRGPFHGDLSGAESPPPHPSPAKGRPSGRPSEDGLWRERELAPDLSREAAANARERERRLRVRLVLSRDGALETTATPIDPVPAETIWRVVLARTRFTSDAPLLRHKTTRRALYEDELARAMREDGADEVLFMNERDELCESARCNLFVPQGDRLLTPPLSSGLLPGTLRARLLAQGRASEAVLRLADLPETFWLGNSVRGLVRARRAV